A stretch of Labrus bergylta chromosome 19, fLabBer1.1, whole genome shotgun sequence DNA encodes these proteins:
- the dazl gene encoding deleted in azoospermia-like produces MDIRKPRSSTQTSPSLKLSNGFILPEGKLTPNALFVGGIDMKVDENEMQDFFARYGAVKEVKIITYRGGICKGYGFVYFNEDVNIQSIIEQQISFKGRKLKLGPAIMKERSARSMPSRLVGPAPWMNPMQYYYCACCSPMGGGMAQPSPILNGGSPYNQPYSYSNLGGVMIPQMPMNYAQNAYAYQNFVDCGVQTMLTVL; encoded by the exons ATG GATATCCGCAAGCCCAGGAGCAGCACCCAGACTTCACCTTCCCTGAAGTTGTCAAATGGCTTCATCTTACCTGAGGGTAAACTGACCCCCAACGCCCTGTTTGTTGGTGGGATTGACATGAAG GTGGATGAAAACGAAATGCAGGACTTCTTTGCCAGATATGGTGCTGTCAAGGAAGTTAAGATTATCACATACCGTGGAGGAATCTGCAAGGG GTACGGGTTTGTTTACTTCAATGAAGATGTCAACATTCAGTCAATCATTGAG CAACAGATCAGTTTTAAGGGCCGGAAACTAAAACTGGGCCCAGCTATCATGAAAGAAAGGAGCGCAC GTTCCATGCCGTCCCGTCTGGTTGGCCCAGCTCCTTGGATGAACCCCATGCAGTACTACTACTGTGCTTGCTGTTCACCCATGGGAGGGGGCATGGCACAACCTTCACCCATCCTCAATGGAGGTAGCCCCTAcaatcag CCGTATTCGTACTCAAACTTGGGAGGGGTCATGATCCCACAGATGCCAATGAACTACGCACAGAACGCCTATGCTTAccag AACTTTGTGGACTGTGGAGTCCAGACTATGCTGACTGTGTTGTAG